A window from Schistosoma haematobium chromosome 1, whole genome shotgun sequence encodes these proteins:
- a CDS encoding hypothetical protein (EggNog:ENOG410V59X~COG:F), whose amino-acid sequence MACPLVINKNSVKALAAWWLSNESSLNYVGLTPKSGRGKVYIDMHSPGIIVGMPFVDAILKESSCEIEWHVCEGQTVKSCPVRVATISGADEDIFFCENLVISVLSRASGIATLASRIQSILQEVSWKGTIYMPDRRTPGFGLVEEYAMMISGVSERKASVSVRCQNMDAESLKSAIDEVRSRVGSIPVHVACSRLDEACLAAGAGADILLTGLSAKEILDIATQVKESFPEIQVIASGFFDDSDVKLCATRYVDHLTSLKLCNGYAFVDFQMAYVKDKLVENAEPTNFVVLLGENELPCKSLHYLFWTTYTKI is encoded by the exons ATGGCCTGTCCTTTGGTGATAAACAAGAACTCAGTTAAAGCTTTGGCAGCATGGTGGCTTTCTAACGAGTCATCTTTGAATTATGTAGGGCTTACACCAAAAAGCGGACGTGGGAAAGTGTACATTGATATGCACAGTCCAG GGATCATTGTTGGGATGCCGTTCGTTGATGCCATTCTAAAAGAAAGCAGTTGCGAAATAGAATGGCATGTATGCGAGGGTCAGACTGTAAAATCCTGTCCTGTAAGAGTTGCTACGATTAGTGGGGCCGATGAAGATATTTTCTTTTGCGAAAACTTGGTTATTTCGGTCCTTTCGAGAGCCAGTGGGATAGCGACCTTGGCCAGCAG AATTCAATCAATTTTACAGGAAGTTTCGTGGAAGGGGACAATATATATGCCAGATAGAAGGACACCGGGTTTTGGTCTTGTTGAAGAGTATGCAATGATGATATCAGGAGTTTCTGAACGGAAAGCATCAGTTAGCGTTCGTTGCCAAAATATGGATGCTGAGAGCTTAAAATCT GCCATAGATGAAGTTCGGTCTAGAGTTGGTTCTATTCCTGTTCATGTTGCCTGCTCAAGGTTGGATGAAGCCTGCTTAGCTGCTGGAGCTGGAGCAGATATATTACTTACTGGTTTGAGTGCCAAG GAGATTTTAGATATTGCTACTCAAGTGAAAGAATCCTTCCCAGAAATTCAGGTTATTGCTAGCGGCTTTTTCGATGACTCAGACGTAAAACTGTGTGCAACTCGCTATGTGGACCATTTAACATCTCTAAAACTGTGCAACGGTTATGCGTTTGTTGACTTCCAAATGGCATATGTTAAAGACAAGCTTGTTGAAAATGCAGAACCTACGAACTTCGTAGTTTTACTAGGAGAAAATGAGTTGCCCTGTAAGTCACTTCACTATTTATTTTGGACGACCTATACAAAGATTTGA